One Glycine max cultivar Williams 82 chromosome 4, Glycine_max_v4.0, whole genome shotgun sequence DNA segment encodes these proteins:
- the LOC100778853 gene encoding coatomer subunit alpha-1 gives MLTKFETKSNRVKGLSFHKKRPWILASLHSGVIQLWDYRMGTLVDRFEEHEGPVRGVHFHDSQPLFVSGGDDYKIKLWNYKLHRCLFSLLGHLDYVRTVQFHHESPWIVSASDDQTIRIWNWQSRTCISVLTGHNHYVMCASFHPRDDLLVSASLDQTLRVWDISPLRKKSPSSDDMPFGSPDAVVKYVLEGHDRGVNWASFHPALPLIVSAADDRQLKLWRMNDTKAWEVDTLRGHMNNVSCVLFHAKQDIIVSNSEDKSIRVWDATKRTGIQTFRREHDRFWILAAHPEMNLLAAGHDSGMIVFKLERERPAFAVSGDALFYTRDRFLRFYEFSTQRETQVLPIRRPGSPSLNQSPRTLSYSPSENAVLLCSDIDGGSYELYCISKDGYGRGDLQDAKKGVGVSAVFVARNRFAVLDRSSNQVLLKNLKNEIVKKTVLPIATDAIFYAGTGNLICRSEDRVVLFDLQQRIVLGELQTPFVKYIVWSSDMETVALLSKHAIIIANKKLVHQCTLHETIRVKSGAWDDNGVFIYTTLNHIKYCLPNGDSGIIKTLDVPIYITKVSGNTIFCLDRDGKKRAIAIDSTEYIFKLSLLKKKYDHVMNMIKNSQLCGQAVIAYLQQKGFPEVALHFVNDERIRFNLALESGNIQIAVASATAIDEKDYWYRLGVEALRQGNAGIVEYAYQRTKNFERLSFLYLITGNLEKLSKMLKIAEVKNDVMGQFHNAMYMGDVRERVKILENVGHLPLAYITASVHGLHDVAERLAAELGNNVPSLPGGKVPSLLMPPSPLTCGGDWPLLRVMRGIFDGGLDNMNRGAADEEYEAADADWGEELDLVDVDDLQNGEVAAILEDGEVADENEEEGGWEMEDLELPPEADTPKAFLSTRSVFVAPTPGLPVSQIWIQKSSLAADHAAAGNFDTAMRLLNRQLGITNFSPLRSTFLDLSTGSHSYLRAFSSAPVISFAIERGWTESSSANVRGLPALPLRLPQLDERLRAGYKSTTAGKFTEALKAFTSILHAIPLIVVESRREVDEVKELIIIVKEYVLGLQMELKRREMKDNLTRQQELAAYFTHCNLQTPHLRLALLNAMTVCFKAKNLASAANFARRLLETNPTVETQAKTARKVLAAAETNMTDAKPLNYDFRNPFVTCGATYVPIYRGQKDVSCPYCTSRFVPSQEGQLCTVCDLAVVGADASGLLCSPSQIR, from the exons ATGTTGACGAAATTCGAGACGAAGAGCAACCGTGTGAAGGGCCTGAGCTTCCACAAGAAGCGTCCATGGATCCTTGCGAGCCTCCACAGCGGCGTGATCCAGCTGTGGGACTACCGCATGGGCACCCTGGTCGATCGCTTCGAGGAGCACGAGGGCCCCGTCCGTGGCGTCCACTTCCACGACTCCCAGCCCCTCTTCGTCTCCGGCGGCGACGACTACAAGATCAAGCTGTGGAACTACAAGCTCCACCGCTGCCTCTTCAGCCTCCTGGGCCACCTTGATTACGTCCGCACCGTCCAGTTCCACCACGAGAGCCCCTGGATCGTCTCCGCCAGCGACGACCAGACCATCCGCATCTGGAACTGGCAGTCCCGCACCTGCATTTCCGTCCTCACCGGCCACAACCACTACGTCATGTGCGCCTCTTTCCATCCCCGCGACGATCTCCTCGTCTCCGCCTCCCTCGATCAGACCCTCCGTGTTTGGGACATCTCCCCTCTCAGGAAGAAATCCCCCTCCTCCGACGACATGCCTTTTGGCTCCCCCGACGCCGTCGTCAAGTACGTCTTGGAGGGACACGATCGGGGCGTCAATTGGGCCTCCTTTCACCCCGCTCTCCCCCTCATCGTCTCCGCCGCCGATGACCGCCAGCTCAAGCTCTGGAGAATGAACG ATACGAAGGCATGGGAGGTGGATACTTTGAGAGGGCACATGAATAATGTGTCATGTGTTCTTTTTCATGCCAAGCAGGATATTATTGTGTCCAACTCTGAGGACAAGAGTATTCGGGTGTGGGATGCGACCAAGAGGACTGGGATCCAGACGTTTCGCAGGGAGCATGATCGGTTTTGGATTCTGGCTGCACATCCTGAAATGAATCTGTTGGCGGCCGGTCATGATAGTGGGATGATTGTGTTTAAGTTGGAGAGGGAAAGGCCTGCGTTTGCTGTGAGTGGTGATGCTTTGTTCTATACTAGGGACCGGTTTTTGAGGTTCTATGAGTTTTCGACACAGAGAGAGACACAGGTGCTGCCAATTCGGCGGCCTGGATCTCCAAGTCTTAATCAGAGTCCAAGGACTCTTTCTTATAGTCCGAGTGAAAATGCAGTTCTGCTCTGTTCAGATATAGATGGTGGATCTTATGAGCTGTATTGCATATCCAAGGATGGCTATGGCAGGGGTGATTTGCAGGATGCCAAGAAAGGTGTTGGAGTATCAGCAGTTTTCGTGGCTCGGAATAGGTTTGCTGTGCTTGACAGAAGCAGCAACCAAGTCCttttgaaaaatctcaagaatgAGATTGTTAAAAAGACTGTTCTTCCTATTGCCACTGATGCTATATTCTATGCAGGAACGGGCAACTTGATTTGTAGGTCAGAGGATAGGGTTGTCCTGTTTGATCTTCAGCAGAGAATTGTTCTTGGTGAACTCCAGACCCCTTTTGTCAAGTATATTGTCTGGTCTAGTGATATGGAAACTGTTGCTTTGCTCAGCAAACATGCCATTATCATTGCTAACAAGAAGCTTGTGCACCAATGCACTCTCCATGAGACCATTCGTGTAAAAAGTGGAGCCTGGGATGACAATGGTGTTTTCATCTACACGACATTAAATCACATCAAATACTGCCTTCCCAATGGAGATAGTGGGATAATAAAGACATTGGATGTCCCCATTTACATCACTAAGGTTTCTGGAAACACCATCTTCTGCTTGGATCGGGATGGGAAGAAAAGAGCCATAGCTATTGATTCgactgaatatatttttaaactctccttgttgaagaaaaaatatgacCATGTCATGAACATGATAAAGAATTCGCAGCTTTGTGGGCAGGCTGTGATTGCTTATCTCCAGCAAAAAGGCTTTCCTGAGGTTGCCCTCCATTTTGTGAATGATGAGAGAATACGGTTCAATTTGGCGTTGGAGAGTGGAAACATTCAAATTGCTGTTGCGTCAGCTACAGCGATTGATGAGAAAGATTACTGGTACCGTTTAGGGGTTGAGGCTCTTCGTCAGGGTAATGCTGGGATTGTGGAGTATGCATATCAGCGTACCAAAAATTTTGAGAGATTATCTTTCCTTTATCTCATCACGGGTAACTTGGAGAAACTTTCGAAGATGCTGAAAATTGCTGAAGTAAAGAATGATGTAATGGGCCAGTTTCACAATGCCATGTATATGGGTGATGTCCGAGAACGGGTTAAAATCTTGGAGAATGTGGGTCATTTGCCTCTTGCTTACATCACCGCATCAGTCCATGGGCTACATGATGTTGCCGAACGGCTTGCAGCTGAACTTGGGAACAATGTTCCATCTTTACCCGGGGGAAAAGTACCGTCTCTTTTAATGCCACCGTCACCGCTCACATGTGGTGGTGATTGGCCCCTTCTTAGGGTCATGCGAGGCATATTTGATGGCGGGCTTGACAACATGAATCGGGGTGCCGCTGATGAAGAATACGAGGCAGCTGATGCTGATTGGGGTGAGGAGCTTGACTTGGTTGATGTGGATGACTTACAAAATGGGGAAGTTGCTGCAATTTTGGAGGATGGGGAAGTGGCagatgaaaatgaagaagaggGTGGATGGGAGATGGAAGATTTAGAGCTGCCCCCTGAAGCTGACACCCCAAAGGCTTTTCTCAGTACAAGATCTGTTTTTGTGGCTCCAACCCCTGGCTTGCCTGTAAGCCAGATATGGATTCAGAAATCGTCTCTTGCAGCAGATCATGCAGCTGCTGGCAACTTTGATACTGCAATGCGGTTACTGAACCGTCAGCTTGGGATAACAAACTTTTCTCCCTTGAGATCCACATTTCTTGATCTTAGTACTGGCAGTCATTCCTATCTGCGTGCATTTTCATCTGCTCCGGTGATATCTTTTGCCATTGAAAGAGGTTGGACTGAGTCATCAAGTGCAAATGTAAGAGGCCTGCCAGCATTGCCTCTCAGACTGCCACAATTGGATGAAAGGCTCAGAGCTGGTTATAAGTCAACAACTGCCGGGAAATTTACCGAGGCTCTTAAGGCATTCACCAGTATTCTTCATGCTATTCCCTTGATTGTGGTTGAGTCAAGGAGAGAAGTAGATGAGGTGAAGGAATTAATCATCATAGTCAAAGAATATGTTTTGGGTTTGCAGATGGAGTTGAAGAGAAGAGAAATGAAGGACAATCTAACTCGGCAGCAGGAGCTTGCAGCTTATTTCACTCACTGCAACCTTCAAACCCCACATTTGAGGCTAGCTTTGTTGAATGCAATGACTGTGTGCTTCAAGGCAAAGAACCTTGCCTCAGCTGCTAACTTTGCCAGGAGGCTGCTTGAGACCAATCCTACTGTTGAAACCCAAGCCAAGACAGCAAGAAAAGTGCTTGCAGCTGCAGAGACAAATATGACTGATGCCAAACCATTGAACTATGATTTCAGAAACCCATTTGTTACTTGTGGTGCAACCTATGTGCCCATCTATCGAGGACAAAAGGATGTCTCTTGCCCTTACTGCACTTCCCGTTTTGTGCCAAGCCAAGAGGGACAGCTATGTACTGTGTGTGATCTTGCAGTGGTCGGGGCAGATGCTTCTGGATTGCTGTGTTCACCTTCCCAGATACGTTGA